From the Pangasianodon hypophthalmus isolate fPanHyp1 chromosome 17, fPanHyp1.pri, whole genome shotgun sequence genome, one window contains:
- the mpx gene encoding eosinophil peroxidase: MNLLTSVMVLGLCYTLSYPAVSGSEENGLRRSLILEAIKEAKQLVDDSYLYSRQKSLERVRRSDFIKPSDILRLMKQPKRKAREAVRAADYLEQTLRIIAEKTHHAHKRSINATALLTHEELQTIERLTGCAGQTLPPPCRTMPDLNRYRTATSVCNNNINPLRGASNTPFTRWLPPVYEDKISQPQGWNPERLYNGVVLPLVRLVSNRIFSTQDQNVVGDREYTLLITFFGQWNDHDLSFTPMSPSIRSFSNGIDCDASCERSEPCFPIQIPRDDPRLPSGPNSCLPVFRSAPACGSGNGAYMFGGVPRVREQINTLTAFLDAGQLYGSEEGLARELRDLSNDGGLMRINDRFRDNGRELLPFTKVASKMCATRNRILKTTGLEEVPCFIAGDERVDENIALTSLHTLFLREHNRIARALRRMNPQWSSEQLYQEARKIVGAFHQIIVFRDYLPHIVGTDAMRNQLGKYPGYNPNVDPTISNVFATAAYRFAHATIQPLIFRLDENFQENRQFPSVPLHTAFFTPWRIVFEGGIDPQIRGLISRPAKLNKQDGILVNAVRERLFAFTSKIAQDLGSLNLQRGRDHGLPGYNAWRKFCGLSTPRNVIELGRVLNNADLARKLIQLYGSPNNIDLWAGGIAEPFVPGGRVGPVFSCIIATQFQKIRQGDRLWWENMGVFTPAQKASLSRVSLSRIICDNTGITRVPRNPFLFSSNQANFINCRGIQEVDLNPWRNADFSRPRGPLGEPGASVNATDENEVLSESQSNEIQDLEDLLENQVNQE, encoded by the exons ATGAATCTCTTAACATCTGTAATGGTGCTGGGACTGTGTTACACACTCAGCTACCCGGCTGTATCAG GATCAGAAGAGAATGGTTTGAGAAGGTCTTTAATTCTGGAGGCCATCAAGGAAGCCAAACAACTCGTAGATGACTCTTATTTGTACTCTCGTCAAAA GAGCCTTGAGAGGGTGCGCAGGTCCGATTTCATCAAGCCGTCTGATATACTGCGTCTGATGAAGCAGCCGAAACGGAAAGCTCGTGAAGCTGTGAGAGCTGCAGATTATCTGGAGCAGACGCTGAGGATCATCGCAGAGAaaacacaccatgcacacaagAGATCTATTAACGCCACAG CACTGCTCACTCATGAAGAACTCCAGACAATCGAGCGTCTGACAGGCTGTGCCGGTCAAACCCTGCCACCTCCGTGCAGAACGATGCCAGATCTTAACAGATATCGCACGGCCACCAGCGTCTGCAACAACAA CATAAATCCACTTCGAGGTGCTTCAAACACACCGTTCACCCGCTGGCTGCCTCCTGTTTATGAAGATAAGATCTCCCAACCTCAAGGATGGAATCCAGAAAGACTCTATAATGGTGTTGTGCTGCCGCTG GTGAGGCTGGTGTCAAACcgcattttcagcacacagGACCAGAATGTTGTGGGAGACAGAGAGTACACACTCCTCATCACCTTCTTCGGCCAGTGGAATGACCACGACCTGTCCTTCACTCCCATGTCACCCAGCATCCGGTCCTTTAGCAACGGCATTGACTGTGATGCGAGCTGCGAGCGCTCCGAGCCATGCTTCCCCATCCAg ATTCCTCGAGATGACCCACGCCTGCCCTCAGGTCCCAACAGCTGCCTTCCTGTTTTTCGCTCTGCACCTGCCTGCGGCTCTGGAAACGGCGCGTACATGTTTGGAGGTGTGCCGCGGGTGCGGGAGCAGATCAACACTCTGACAGCATTCCTGGATGCAGGCCAGTTGTATGGCTCTGAGGAGGGGCTCGCTCGAGAACTCCGCGACCTCTCCAACGATGGGGGCCTCATGCGTATCAATGACAGATTTCGGGACAATGGCCGTGAGCTGCTGCCCTTCACCAAGGTGGCCAGCAAAATGTGTGCCACACGCAATCGCATTCTGAAAACCACAGGCCTGGAGGAAGTGCCATGTTTTATCGCAG GTGATGAGCGTGTGGATGAGAACATCGCTCTCACTTCGCTGCACACACTCTTCCTGAGAGAACACAACCGGATCGCGCGTGCTCTGCGCCGCATGAACCCACAATGGAGCAGTGAACAGCTTTATCAGGAAGCGCGCAAAATCGTGGGAGCCTTCCATCAg ATCATAGTGTTTAGGGATTATCTGCCACACATCGTGGGAACAGATGCTATGAGGAATCAACTAGGCAAGTATCCCGGCTACAACCCCAACGTTGATCCGACCATCTCCAATGTGTTCGCCACCGCCGCTTACCGCTTCGCCCACGCCACCATCCAGCCCCTCATCTTCCGTCTGGATGAAAACTTCCAGGAAAATCGACAGTTCCCCAGCGTTCCTCTGCACACAGCCTTCTTTACCCCATGGAGAATTGTTTTTGAAG GTGGGATTGATCCTCAGATTCGGGGGCTGATTAGTCGTCCAGCTAAGCTGAACAAGCAGGATGGAATACTGGTGAACgcagtgagagaaagactgtTCGCCTTCACCAGCAAAATAGCCCAGGACCTGGGTTCCCTCAACCTGCAGAGGGGCCGAGATCACGGGCtgccag GCTACAACGCGTGGCGGAAGTTTTGCGGCTTGTCCACACCCAGGAATGTTATTGAATTGGGGAGAGTGCTGAATAACGCAGATCTGGCACGTAAACTCATCCAACTCTACGGCTCTCCCAATAACATCGATCTTTGGGCAGGAGGCATTGCTGAACCGTTCGTCCCCGGAGGCCGAGTCGGGCCGGTGTTCTCTTGTATCATTGCCACCCAGTTCCAGAAGATCCGCCAAGGAGACAG GCTCTGGTGGGAGAACATGGGTGTTTTCACCCCAGCACAGAAAGCCTCGCTGTCCAGAGTGTCTCTATCTCGCATCATCTGTGACAACACGGGCATTACTAGAGTTCCTAGGAACCCTTTCCTCTTTAGTAGCAACCAAGCAAACTTTATCAACTGCAGAGGCATCCAGGAGGTTGACCTCAATCCTTGGAGGAATGCAG ATTTTTCAAGACCCAGAGGACCTCTAGGAGAACCAG GGGCCAGTGTAAATGCAACTGATGAAAATGAG GTTCTAAGCGAAAGCCAATCCAATGAGATCCAGGACCTAGAGGACCTGCTGGAGAACCAG GTAAACCAGGAATGA